The nucleotide sequence CCGGCAAGGAGTGGTTGGAGTTGGTTGTTGCCTTGTATTTGCGCACAGTGATTGACTTTAGCCCCATCTCGTTCATGAGGCGAGAAACAGTTCTTGAGGAGACACGGCGGCCTTCCTGGCGCAACGCTTCGGTGATTGTTGGGCTACCTGCACGGCGCTTGAAGTGATAAAAGAAGTACCGAATGCGCTTCATTAACCGTCTCCGTTTAAGCTCGCGTGCGCTTGGCTTGTCCCTATACTTTAACCATTTGTAATAGCCGCTTGACGAAACTTTCAGTACATCGCACATCTTCTCAACACGGAACTGCAAGCGGTGCTTGTAGATAAACGGAAATATTAGTCCCGGTCTTTCGTGAAGAAGTGCATCGCTTTTTTTAGGATTTCGTTCTCTTCCTGAAGATCTTTATACTCTTGCTCCAGCCTTTTGAGGCGCTCGTAATCGACAAAGACCTGCGTTTGTTCCTTGGTCACATTGCTACCATATTGCTTAATCCATGGACTTAGCGTACTTTTAGAAATCCCTAATTCTCTCTGGATATCGATTGGTTTCTTGCCGGTTGCCTCCATGTGTTCGATTGTTTTGCGCTTAAATTCTTTGGTATACCTTTCTCGAACGTCTCCCATGACAACACACCTCACCTATTTGATGTATCTATTATAAAGGGAGTTCGTTAAGGTGTGTCCACTTTTAAGTCTAACAACATTATTTGGGGTTCAGGATATGGAACGGACATGAGAGACCTTATTATTGCATTTCAGGCGTGGAATCGCCCTGATGCAGTCAAATAAGGTCTCTCACGTCCGTTAAGTGGTAAAAAAGTGCTCGAATGATGCAAATAAGGTCTCTCATGTCCGAAAGGGGGCTGGGCTGCAGTCGGCTCAAGATAGCAACTAACAATTGAATTAACGGCTCGATCTGTATATAGTATTAACAAGAGTAAATGGGAATCAGGAGCGAAGATATGCCAGACAAGCGCAATGTGACTGTCGGGTTTACGAGCTGGCAGCAAGGTGAGAAGCAACGCTCTAAGTTGCGAGGGCAGCTATACAAGCTCCAAACGGGATGGACGCTCATCTACGTTGAGCCTGCGGTAGAAGATAGTGTCGAAACACGAAATACGCTATTCATCTATGACGATGCTTTAAAGCTAAGAAGACAAGGGGCAGTTGGTCTTGAGGTGAACTTTCGACAAGGGGCAACATTGTCCGGTCAGCTTACATTACCTAATGGATCGCAGACCATTGAAACATTAACTCATCAATTGCACATCGAGCTTTCTGCATTCGGTGGAGTAATTGATTGGAAATATGACTTGCTCATGCAAGAGCAATCTGTCGGGAGCTTTCAGATCCGATTGGATATTCAGGAGGAACAAGCACAATGAACGTATTAGAGCAACTACAAGCAGGCGTAACAGAAGCGCTCGCGGATGCCGCAATTGAAGCGGGATTCGTGAACAGTCGTGAGGAATTACCGTCGATCGTACTAGAGGTGCCGAAAGATAAGTCGCATGGCGATCTTGCAACGAACTTGGCGATGCAATTGACGAAGCTGGCTAAGAAAAACCCACGCCAAATTGCAGAAGGTATTATAGAGAAGTTAGGCACTGGTCGCGCATCGATTCAATCTGCGGAAATCGCAGGACCGGGCTTTATTAACTTCCGTCTCGATAAGAGCTATCTGTACCCAGCGATTGGCGAGGTGCTGAGCCAAGGGGATAAATACGGACAAATTAACGCAGGTCTAGGCAAGCGCGTGCAAGTGGAGTTCGTTAGTGCGAATCCAACAGGAAGTCTCCATCTTGGACATGCTCGTGGCGCAGCTGTCGGTGATGCGCTATGTAATGTGCTATCGACAGCGGGCTATGACGTTACGCGTGAATACTACATCAATGACGCAGGTAATCAGGTAAACAATCTTGCGAAGTCGATTGAAGCACGTTACCGTCAAGCGCTCGGTCAAGATGTGCAGATGCCAGAGGATGGCTATTATGGCGAAGATATCGTCGGTTTTGCTAAAGAATTAGTTGATGAGCAAGGTGATAAGCTACTATCTCTTGCAGACGACTCACGTTTCGACTATTTCCGGACTTATGGTCTGGAGAAGGAACTGAACAAAATCAAACGTGACCTCGGACGGTTTGGCGTCACTTTCGATGAATGGTATAGTGAGTCTTCGCTCTATGAGAATGATAAAGTTACTGCGGTGCTAGATGCACTAAGAGCGAAGGGCCAAGTGTATGATCACGAGGGTGCAGTATGGCTGCGTTCGACGGATTATGGCGATGACAAAGATCGGGTGCTTGTGAAAAATGATGGCAGCTACACGTATTTAACACCGGATGCTGCGTATCATATGGATAAGTTTGAGCGCGGTTACGACCAATTGATTAATATTTGGGGAGCAGACCACCACGGGTATATTCCTCGTATGAAAGCAGCGATGGCTGCACTAGGCAATGATCCAGCTAAGCTGACGGTGTTAATCGCACAGATGGTCAGCTTGTTCCAAAATGGTGAGAAGGTCAAGATGTCTAAGCGTACCGGCAAAGCGGTTACGATGGAAGATTTGATGGATGAAGTAGGCGTCGATGCGATTCGTTACTTCTTCACGATGCGGGGTATGGATTCACATCTCGATTTCGATATGGATTTAGCTGTTTCAACATCCAATGAAAATCCAGTATTCTACGTCCAGTATGCACATGCTCGGATTTGCAGTATTTTCAGACAAGCTGAAGAGCAGGGTGTTGCTGTACTGCCTTGGCAGGAAGCAAATCTAACCCGACTCGACGCGGAGCAAGAGTACGATCTTCTGCGTAAGATTGCGGAGTTCCCAGAGACGATTGCAGAATCCGCTAGACTCTATGCGCCACATATTATGATTCGCTATGTGTATGAGTTAGCATCGTTGTTCCATAGCTACTATCGTGCGGAACGTGTCATTACAGAGGATGCAGAGCAAAGCCAAGCGCGATTGCAATTGCTAGCTGCAATTAAAGTCGTTATTGCCAACAGCCTTGCGCTCGTCGGAGTGTCAGCTCCTGACAAAATGTAAGCTATTTTCGTTCAACAACTTTCAACATACGTGCCACATTGAGCTCTCCGACAGACTGGAGAGCTTTGCTATTTCTTAGAGGTACGGCTGATTTTTGAATACACGCTTTAATTTGTGCAGGAGTCAGCTTTGGTCTAATTGCAAGTAGTAGCGCAATGGCACCTGTGACGTGGGAGGTTGCCATCGAGGTGCCGCTCATCTCACGATGCTTGCCGCGGGGCCACGTAGAAACAATGCGCTCCCCTGGCGCGAATACATCAATCAATCGGCTCCGGTTTGTGAAGCTAGCCACTTTTCCTACTCGATTCGTTGCACCGACTGCAATGGTTTTACTATAACGAGCAGGATAGTCGATATGGCCGATTTTCCCGTCATTTCCGGAGGAAGCGACAATGAGCACTCCTGATCGGTGTGCGTTGTTGACTGCACGGAGCAGAGATTGATTCTTAGTGTGCATACCAAAGCTCATGTTCACGACATCCATCTTGTTGTATACACACCACTCTATTCCTAGAATAATGTCGGATACAAAAGCAGATCCTTGGTGATCGAATGCTTTAATTGGATAAATACGCGCGCGAGGTGCAACGCCGATGACGCCATGTAATTGGTTGGCTGCAGCGATTGTACCAGCAATGTGAGTGCCATGACCATTATCGTCATAGGGCATTTGGGAGCGGTCAAGGAGATTGATTCCAGGTTCGAGAGAGTGACGCAAATCAGGGTGGCTAAAGTCTACACCGGTATCAATTATTCCGACCTTAACGCGGTGTCCTGTTGTTCGACTCCACGTTTCAGGTGCTCCAATTTGCTTCACGCCCCATGGAATACCTGTTTCAGTTACGATCATTCCCTGAGGTAACGCATGAAGCAGAGGTGCGATTCCTTCCCCCAACACATCGCTGAATTGATCCACTGCGGTTCCCCCCCTGTGCGATTGGGTTAGTAAGCGACTGCTTTTAGTGAATTATCTATATGAATTGCATCACTAGTTAGCTGTGTCTTCTACTGTATGAGGACACCTCGTTAAAAGCGTGGGGGTCATGCCTTTTTTAGTCGGAAATAGGCGTGGCACCGTGTCATTTCTACTTCGACAACATACGATGAATGAAGAGTTTCTCTCATACTGCTCACAGGTGTTGATCGGACGCTGTAAGCGTGTGCGGGAGGAGAAACTCTCGGTCATGCCGATTTCTCCTTTCACGGAGTCATCGGGCATGGATACAGTCGAAAAGCGGAGGACCTGTCCAATAAGGGCACACCTTCGCCTTTTCGCTTGCAATTTCATGAAAAATAAGGTTTACTATACTTTGATAAATCAACGTGGAAATGGTTCACATATAGAGAGGTGGAAGTCGCATGAGCGCTGAGTATGTGCTGAAAATCGACTCTGAAAGAATCCAGGAAATGCCAATGGTTGATCTGGCGTACGAGCTTCTGAAGGCAGCTAACTCCCCATTCTATTACAGAGATCTTATGATGGAGATTAGTAAAATCCGTGGTCTATCAGAAGAC is from Candidatus Cohnella colombiensis and encodes:
- a CDS encoding DUF1934 domain-containing protein, whose product is MPDKRNVTVGFTSWQQGEKQRSKLRGQLYKLQTGWTLIYVEPAVEDSVETRNTLFIYDDALKLRRQGAVGLEVNFRQGATLSGQLTLPNGSQTIETLTHQLHIELSAFGGVIDWKYDLLMQEQSVGSFQIRLDIQEEQAQ
- the argS gene encoding arginine--tRNA ligase encodes the protein MNVLEQLQAGVTEALADAAIEAGFVNSREELPSIVLEVPKDKSHGDLATNLAMQLTKLAKKNPRQIAEGIIEKLGTGRASIQSAEIAGPGFINFRLDKSYLYPAIGEVLSQGDKYGQINAGLGKRVQVEFVSANPTGSLHLGHARGAAVGDALCNVLSTAGYDVTREYYINDAGNQVNNLAKSIEARYRQALGQDVQMPEDGYYGEDIVGFAKELVDEQGDKLLSLADDSRFDYFRTYGLEKELNKIKRDLGRFGVTFDEWYSESSLYENDKVTAVLDALRAKGQVYDHEGAVWLRSTDYGDDKDRVLVKNDGSYTYLTPDAAYHMDKFERGYDQLINIWGADHHGYIPRMKAAMAALGNDPAKLTVLIAQMVSLFQNGEKVKMSKRTGKAVTMEDLMDEVGVDAIRYFFTMRGMDSHLDFDMDLAVSTSNENPVFYVQYAHARICSIFRQAEEQGVAVLPWQEANLTRLDAEQEYDLLRKIAEFPETIAESARLYAPHIMIRYVYELASLFHSYYRAERVITEDAEQSQARLQLLAAIKVVIANSLALVGVSAPDKM
- a CDS encoding S8 family peptidase, coding for MAPLLHALPQGMIVTETGIPWGVKQIGAPETWSRTTGHRVKVGIIDTGVDFSHPDLRHSLEPGINLLDRSQMPYDDNGHGTHIAGTIAAANQLHGVIGVAPRARIYPIKAFDHQGSAFVSDIILGIEWCVYNKMDVVNMSFGMHTKNQSLLRAVNNAHRSGVLIVASSGNDGKIGHIDYPARYSKTIAVGATNRVGKVASFTNRSRLIDVFAPGERIVSTWPRGKHREMSGTSMATSHVTGAIALLLAIRPKLTPAQIKACIQKSAVPLRNSKALQSVGELNVARMLKVVERK
- a CDS encoding transposase; amino-acid sequence: MGDVRERYTKEFKRKTIEHMEATGKKPIDIQRELGISKSTLSPWIKQYGSNVTKEQTQVFVDYERLKRLEQEYKDLQEENEILKKAMHFFTKDRD